The DNA sequence ATCGGTTCCCTGCGCGACGGTACGCAGCTCCCGGCGCTGGCCGCGAAGGTGGCCGAGGGCGCCCTCGACCCGTACGCCGCCGCCGAAGACCTCCTGACCCAGCTCGCCTCCTGACCCTTCCCCTCCACAAGGGGCATTCGTCGGGCCCAAGGTCCATGATCGACGGTGGTGTCGGGCGGGGGCGCGGCCGGGGCGGCGTGGCTTGTACGCTCCCGGGGTCGGTTGGAGCGAGGGTGGGGGAGAGCGTGGAGCACGAGGCTACGCAGGAGCTGTCGATCACGCCGGCGGCGACGGCGGGCGGGACGACGCACGTCTCCGACGAGGTGGTGGAGAAGATCGCGGTGGCCGCCGCGAAGTCGGTGCCCGGCGTGGCCGAGCTGGGCGGCGACGTGGCCCGGTTCTTCAACGCCGTGCTGGACCGGGTCGGGCTGGACCAGGTCGGCGACGCCCGGCGCGGTTGCTCGGCCCACGTCACCGACGGCGCGGCCGTGGTGAACCTGGTCATCGTGATCGACGGCGGCCACCCGGTGCCCCAGGTCACCGACGGCGTGCGGGCCGCGGTCACGTCGGCGGTCGAGGCGTACGGGCTGCGCGTCGACGAGATCAACATCCGGGTGGACGACGTGGCGATCGGGGACCCGGGCGCGCCCCTCGGCTGATTCCGCGCGCCGGGCGAGCTCGGGCCGGTGAGTGGGTTCGCGTCGCCTACCAACTTGATGGCAAGAATGGATCGCCCGGCCGGGCCCAGCGATGATCAACACCGGTACGCCGACGTGGTGGTCTCGCGCGGGCGGGGACACCGCCACTTCGGCGGAACGCAGAGCGGTCCGTCGTCGGAAGCCGCCACGTCGGCGAACTGGCGTCGGGGCCGGCCGGCTCGCCCACATGCGCCCGCCGACCGGCGGCCCCACCTCGCGGCTGGACCCGGAGCTGGCCGAGGCGGCCCCGCCTCGCGGCTGGACCCGGAGCTGGCCCAGGCGGTCCCGCCTCGCCGCTGGACCCGGGGCTGGCCGAGGCGGCGCAGGACGCGCCTCGGCGTGAATCCTGGTACGGGAGCGCCCCTGGAGGGGCCGTTTCGTACCAAGATCTCTCACCGGTATGAGCGCGGGTCGCTCCCGGGTGCCTTTGGCGACCGAGGGCAGTAACGACTCGGGCCGGCGCGGGGCCTGCCGGGTCGAGTCAGGCGTCCGGCGGGCGGACCAGCTCGACCTCGTCGCCGGGCAGCAGCTCCACGCCGCCCGTCGGGCCGTGGACCTCCAGCACCGGTACGCCCTCGTCGAGCTGCAACGTCCGGCGCTCGTTGCCGGTCGGCATCCGGGCGACGACCGAACTGCCCGGACCGAGTTCGACCTGCCGTCGCCGAGGCGCTTCCCGCACCCGGGTGCCGAACGGTCTGCTGGTGGTGACCAGACCTTCCGGTCGCAGTAGCGAGATCGCCATGCGGACGGCATCGCGACCGATCCGATGCTCCTGGCTCAGCCGCGTCTCGCTGCCGACGTTTGCTCCGGCCGGGAGTGCGCCTGTCTCGATCTGCTCGCGGATCAGGTCGGCGAGCTGCACATAGACCGGCGTGTGCGAGCGCGGATCGACAGCCGTGCCCTAAGCCTTGTGC is a window from the Micromonospora sp. DSM 45708 genome containing:
- a CDS encoding Asp23/Gls24 family envelope stress response protein, which gives rise to MEHEATQELSITPAATAGGTTHVSDEVVEKIAVAAAKSVPGVAELGGDVARFFNAVLDRVGLDQVGDARRGCSAHVTDGAAVVNLVIVIDGGHPVPQVTDGVRAAVTSAVEAYGLRVDEINIRVDDVAIGDPGAPLG
- a CDS encoding GntR family transcriptional regulator, with amino-acid sequence MQLADLIREQIETGALPAGANVGSETRLSQEHRIGRDAVRMAISLLRPEGLVTTSRPFGTRVREAPRRRQVELGPGSSVVARMPTGNERRTLQLDEGVPVLEVHGPTGGVELLPGDEVELVRPPDA